A window from Kluyveromyces lactis strain NRRL Y-1140 chromosome E complete sequence encodes these proteins:
- the ERG11 gene encoding sterol 14-demethylase (highly similar to uniprot|P10614 Saccharomyces cerevisiae YHR007C ERG11 Lanosterol 14-alpha-demethylase catalyzes the C-14 demethylation of lanosterol to form 4 4''-dimethyl cholesta-8 14 24-triene-3-beta-ol in the ergosterol biosynthesis pathway member of the cytochrome P450 family) — MSTKSESVVVKVFEAAQAVLGQFLAFSIAQQISIVILLPFVYTIVWQLLYSMRKDRVPLVFYWIPWVGSAVSYGMRPYEFFEECREKYGDIFAFVLLGKVMTVYLGPKGHEFILNAKLADVSAEAAYTHLTTPVFGNGVIYDCPNHRLMDQKKFVKGALTTDAFRKYVPLIAEEVQKYFLTSKNFSIGEKDHGKINVMVTQPEMTIFTASRSLLGSEMREKLNTDFAYLYSDLDKGFTPLNFVFSHLPLDNYRKRDNAQRVISSTYLSLIKKRRDTNDIQDRDLIDSLMKNSTYKDGVKMTDQEIANLLIGVLMGGQHTSAATSAWVILHLAERPDIQEKLYEEQMKVLDNGTKELTFDLLQEMPLLNQTIKETLRLHHPLHSLFRKVMNDMPVPNSSYVVPKGHHVLVSPGYCHLQDKYFPNASEFNPNRWDNDAASSYASNEKVDYGFGSISKGVSSPYLPFGGGRHRCIGEHFAYMQLGTILSNYIRTLTWKFADPSATVPTPDFQSMVTLPLEPSEIEWTLRK, encoded by the coding sequence ATGTCAACGAAATCAGAATCGGTGGTTGTTAAGGTGTTTGAAGCTGCTCAAGCAGTGTTGGGCCAATTTTTGGCGTTTTCAATTGCTCAGCAGATTTCTATTGTGATCTTGTTGCCATTTGTGTACACAATTGTCTGGCAGTTGTTGTACTCGATGAGAAAAGACCGTGTTCCATTGGTATTTTACTGGATTCCATGGGTTGGTTCTGCTGTTAGTTATGGTATGAGACCATACGAGTTTTTCGAAGAATGTAGAGAAAAATACGGTGATATATTTGCGTTTGTTTTGTTGGGAAAAGTGATGACAGTTTATTTGGGACCTAAGGGTCATGAGTTCATCTTGAACGCCAAATTGGCCGATGTTTCCGCAGAAGCCGCTTATACGCATTTGACTACGCCTGTGTTTGGTAATGGTGTTATTTACGATTGTCCAAACCATCGTTTGATGGATCAAAAGAAGTTCGTTAAGGGTGCATTGACTACTGATGCATTTAGAAAATACGTGCCATTGATCGCAGAAGAAGTTCAAAAGTACTTTTTAACCTCTAAAAATTTCTCCATTGGTGAAAAAGACCATGGTAAGATCAACGTCATGGTCACTCAACCTGAGATGACCATTTTCACTGCTTCTAGATCGCTACTTGGCTCTGAAATGAGAGAAAAATTAAACACTGATTTCGCTTACTTGTACTCTGATCTAGATAAGGGTTTTACTCCTTTGAACTTTGTGTTCTCCCATTTGCCTCTAGATAACTATCGTAAGAGAGATAACGCTCAAAGAGTTATCTCTTCGACTTACTTGTCCttgatcaagaagagaCGTGATACAAACGATATTCAAGATAGAGATTTgattgattctttgatgaagaattcTACTTACAAAGATGGTGTTAAGATGACCGACCAAGAAATCGCTAATCTATTGATTGGTGTTCTAATGGGTGGACAACATACTTCTGCTGCTACTTCTGCTTGGGTTATTTTGCACTTAGCTGAAAGACCTGACATTCAGGAAAAGTTATACGAAGAACAAATGAAGGTTTTGGATAACGGCACGAAAGAATTGACTTTCGACTTGCTACAAGAAATGCCTTTGTTAAATCAAACTATCAAGGAGACACTAAGATTGCACCATCCATTGCATTCTTTGTTCCGTAAAGTTATGAACGATATGCCTGTGCCAAACAGTTCATATGTTGTTCCAAAGGGTCATCACGTTTTGGTTTCTCCAGGTTACTGCCATCTACAAGATAAATATTTCCCAAATGCCTCAGAGTTCAATCCTAACCGTTGGGATAATGATGCTGCTTCTTCTTATGCCTCAAACGAAAAGGTGGATTATGGTTTTGGTTCCATCTCCAAGGGTGTTTCTTCTCCTTACTTACCATTTGGTGGTGGTAGACACAGATGCATCGGTGAACATTTTGCTTACATGCAATTAGGAACCATTTTGTCCAACTACATTAGAACTCTTACTTGGAAATTTGCTGATCCTTCAGCAACCGTTCCAACTCCAGATTTCCAATCTATGGTTACCTTGCCTCTAGAGCCATCTGAAATTGAATGGACATTAAGAAAGTAG